CTTCCCAGCGCTTGCCGCGGCCATCACGATCTGGGGTCTGGTCGCCGACCCGGTGCAGGTGCAGCAGACCATCGCCGACGCCGCGCAAGCGCTGCCCTCGGGTGCCGCCGACCTGCTGTCGGAGCAGATGACCCGGATCGCCGACAGCTCGGGCACGGCCCTCGGGTGGACGCTGGTGGCCACGCTCGGTGGTGCGCTGTGGTCGGCGTCCAGCGGGACCAAGGGGATGATGGAAGCCGTCAACGCCGCCTACGACGAGGACGAGACCCGTGGCTTCGTCCGTGTCCGGGGCATGGCCCTGGCCCTCACCCTCGGCGGGATCTTCTTCGGGCTCCTGCTGGTCGGCCTCGTCGCGGTCGTCCCCGGTGTCCTGTCGCTCATCGGCCTGGGTTCGCTGGCGGAGAACCTCGTGCGCTGGGGTCGCTGGCCCGTCCTCGCCGTCGTGCTCGCACTCGGCCTCGCTGTCATCTACCGCTACGCCCCCGATCGCGATCAGCCCAAGTGGCGCTGGATGAGCCCGGGCAGCATCGCCGCGGTCGTCCTGTGGCTCGTGGCCTCCGCCGGATTCGCCTGGTACGTCAACAGCTTCGGCTCCTACAGCGAGACCTACGGCTCCATCGCCGGCGTCATCGTCCTGATGTTGTGGTTCTTCATCAGCGCGCTGGCCGTGCTCGTCGGCGCCGAGCTCAACGCCGAGGTCGAACGCCAACCGCGCCGGGTCGGGATGACCGACGACAGCCGGCAGATCGACCTCCGCGACCCCGACGCCGCCCAGCGACCGGTGCGCAGCGGTCCCAGCTGACCCTGTTGCCCCGGACCTGACCGCGCTGGACCTGACC
The nucleotide sequence above comes from Euzebya pacifica. Encoded proteins:
- a CDS encoding YihY/virulence factor BrkB family protein, yielding MTTTTEPRGRRSGATADDPTDIPSEGWRQILRRTKDEIKDDRVTLMAAGMAFYAMLALFPALAAAITIWGLVADPVQVQQTIADAAQALPSGAADLLSEQMTRIADSSGTALGWTLVATLGGALWSASSGTKGMMEAVNAAYDEDETRGFVRVRGMALALTLGGIFFGLLLVGLVAVVPGVLSLIGLGSLAENLVRWGRWPVLAVVLALGLAVIYRYAPDRDQPKWRWMSPGSIAAVVLWLVASAGFAWYVNSFGSYSETYGSIAGVIVLMLWFFISALAVLVGAELNAEVERQPRRVGMTDDSRQIDLRDPDAAQRPVRSGPS